From Hymenobacter volaticus, the proteins below share one genomic window:
- a CDS encoding glycoside hydrolase family 78 protein: MIFGRCFREVLLPSNLHWIGSLIVGLLLGVVTASAQAPGPPTDLRCEYLVNPLGLDASQPRLTWRLNDNRRGATQVAYQLTVGSDSLGVSRGSTTAWTSGKVASDRQLVTYAGPALRPFTRYYWRVQVWSRGSAPALASRVSSLETGMMRQQNWQGAWISDSQNEAFKPAPYFRKTFYLPQNVKAARAYIAVAGLYELYINGEKMGNHRLDPMYTRFDRRTLYVTYDVTKYLHPGKNAVAVLLGNGWYNHQSTAVWDFHQAPWRNRPTFCLDLRVTQANGSVVTITSGKDWKTALGPLVFNSLYTAEHYDARLEQRGWNVANFDDTTWKPVIYRNAPSTNIVAQAMVPIRNVEAIPTKTLTKLNDTTYVFDLGRNISGVSQIRAQGPAGTVLRLKHAERRYPNGHVDQSNIDVHYRPTDKSDPFQTDIFTLSGKGEDAFMPRFNYKGFQYVEVTTSRPITLTANSLTGHFMHSDVAAVGEVNTSNPTINKIWWATNNSYLSNLFGYPTDCPQREKNGWTGDAHIASETGLYNFDGITVYEKWLADHRDEQQPNGVLPSIIPTGGWGYEWGNGPDWTSTIAIIPWNIYLFYGDTKLLAASYSNIKRYVDHINEQSPTGLTEWGLGDWVPVKSKSPVELTSSTYYFVDASILAQAAKVLGKEADYTYYSALAEKIKKAINAKYLNRETALYGSGFQTELSVPLRWGVVPVELKSRVAANLVSRVKADNMHLDVGLLGTKAILDALSENGHADVAYQLAAEETFPSWGWWIANGATTLYENWPIDAKSDISQNHIMFGEIGAWFYKGLGGIKPDPQKPGFKNILLTPHFVAGLDHFEATHAGPYGVIKSAWKKAGTGISYSVTVPPNTTATLSLPVSTGQKVYEGGKPIELVWTYIHPKKSPDQTAQYQLVAGAYQFEIR, translated from the coding sequence ATGATCTTCGGTCGTTGCTTTCGAGAAGTCCTGCTGCCTTCTAATTTGCATTGGATTGGCAGCCTTATAGTTGGCTTGCTGTTGGGTGTTGTCACTGCCTCTGCCCAAGCGCCGGGCCCACCCACTGATCTGCGGTGTGAGTACCTAGTAAATCCGTTGGGCCTGGACGCGTCCCAACCCCGGCTGACCTGGCGACTAAACGATAACCGGCGCGGTGCTACGCAAGTGGCCTATCAGCTTACCGTTGGCTCCGACTCGCTAGGTGTAAGCCGAGGAAGTACCACGGCATGGACTTCCGGCAAGGTGGCTTCTGACCGACAGCTAGTGACTTATGCGGGACCAGCCTTGCGGCCGTTTACCCGGTACTACTGGCGGGTGCAGGTATGGAGCCGAGGCAGTGCACCAGCCCTGGCAAGTCGAGTATCCAGTCTTGAAACTGGAATGATGCGCCAGCAGAACTGGCAAGGCGCTTGGATCAGTGACTCGCAAAACGAGGCATTCAAACCCGCGCCATACTTCCGCAAAACGTTCTATTTGCCGCAGAACGTGAAAGCAGCGCGGGCTTACATTGCCGTGGCCGGACTTTACGAATTGTACATCAACGGTGAGAAAATGGGCAACCACCGCCTCGACCCGATGTACACCCGCTTCGACCGCCGGACGCTTTACGTGACCTACGATGTGACAAAATATTTGCACCCCGGCAAAAATGCAGTGGCCGTGCTGCTCGGCAATGGCTGGTACAACCACCAGTCCACGGCGGTTTGGGACTTTCATCAGGCTCCGTGGCGCAACCGGCCCACTTTCTGTCTGGATTTGCGCGTCACGCAAGCCAATGGTTCGGTGGTAACCATCACGTCGGGGAAGGACTGGAAAACAGCCCTCGGACCATTGGTATTCAATAGTCTATACACGGCTGAGCATTACGATGCGCGCCTAGAGCAGCGTGGATGGAACGTTGCCAATTTTGATGACACTACTTGGAAACCCGTCATCTACCGCAATGCGCCCTCCACCAACATTGTAGCCCAGGCGATGGTACCCATCCGCAACGTTGAAGCAATTCCAACGAAAACCCTGACCAAACTCAACGACACCACATACGTGTTCGACCTGGGCCGTAATATCTCTGGGGTCAGCCAGATTCGAGCGCAGGGCCCGGCTGGCACCGTGTTGCGACTCAAGCATGCTGAACGACGGTACCCCAATGGCCACGTAGACCAGTCGAACATTGATGTGCACTACCGGCCCACTGATAAGAGTGACCCGTTCCAGACCGATATTTTCACGTTGAGCGGCAAGGGGGAAGATGCCTTTATGCCGCGCTTCAACTACAAGGGTTTTCAGTATGTAGAAGTAACCACTAGTCGCCCTATCACCCTCACGGCCAATAGCCTAACAGGGCACTTCATGCACAGCGACGTGGCCGCGGTAGGTGAGGTGAATACTTCTAACCCAACTATCAACAAGATCTGGTGGGCCACCAACAATTCTTACCTGTCCAACCTGTTCGGCTACCCCACCGATTGTCCGCAGCGTGAGAAGAACGGCTGGACCGGCGACGCGCACATTGCCAGTGAAACCGGCCTCTACAATTTCGATGGCATCACGGTGTACGAAAAATGGCTGGCCGACCACCGCGACGAGCAGCAGCCCAACGGCGTGCTGCCCTCCATTATTCCTACCGGCGGCTGGGGCTACGAATGGGGCAACGGCCCCGACTGGACCAGCACCATCGCCATCATTCCCTGGAACATCTACCTGTTTTACGGTGATACCAAACTGCTGGCGGCTAGTTATAGTAACATCAAGCGCTACGTAGATCACATCAATGAACAAAGCCCCACGGGGCTCACGGAGTGGGGCCTGGGCGATTGGGTACCTGTGAAATCGAAGTCGCCGGTGGAGCTGACTTCTTCCACTTATTATTTTGTAGATGCCTCCATTCTGGCCCAAGCGGCGAAAGTGCTGGGCAAGGAAGCCGATTACACCTACTACTCTGCCTTGGCTGAAAAAATCAAGAAGGCCATCAACGCCAAGTATCTCAACCGAGAAACCGCCTTGTATGGCAGCGGCTTTCAAACGGAGTTGAGCGTGCCGCTGCGTTGGGGCGTGGTACCAGTGGAACTGAAAAGCCGGGTAGCAGCCAATTTAGTCAGCCGGGTAAAGGCCGATAATATGCACCTAGACGTAGGCTTACTCGGCACAAAAGCTATTCTGGATGCCCTCAGTGAAAACGGCCACGCCGACGTCGCTTACCAACTAGCGGCTGAAGAAACATTTCCGTCCTGGGGATGGTGGATTGCCAACGGCGCTACCACTCTCTACGAAAACTGGCCTATCGATGCTAAAAGCGACATTTCTCAAAACCATATCATGTTCGGCGAAATCGGAGCCTGGTTCTACAAAGGGCTTGGCGGCATCAAGCCTGATCCGCAAAAGCCAGGCTTCAAAAACATCCTGCTCACTCCGCATTTTGTTGCTGGCCTCGACCATTTCGAGGCAACCCACGCCGGCCCTTACGGCGTCATTAAGTCGGCCTGGAAGAAAGCAGGTACGGGCATTTCGTATAGCGTAACTGTTCCTCCCAACACCACGGCTACCTTATCCTTGCCTGTGTCAACTGGACAAAAGGTGTACGAAGGCGGCAAGCCCATTGAGCTGGTTTGGACCTATATACACCCAAAGAAGTCGCCAGACCAAACCGCTCAATATCAGTTAGTAGCAGGCGCGTATCAGTTCGAAATCCGGTAA